The proteins below come from a single Papaver somniferum cultivar HN1 chromosome 11, ASM357369v1, whole genome shotgun sequence genomic window:
- the LOC113320160 gene encoding proteasome subunit beta type-4-like produces MERIEGMLGPEDNKSRTLSPYVTGTSVLGIKYRDGVLMAADMGGSYGSTLRYKNVERVKPVGKHTLVGASGEISDFQEIMRYLDELILYDNMWDDDNSLGPKEIHNYLTRVMYNRRNKFDPLWNSLVICGVKNGKKYLGTVSMLGVHFEDDHIATGFGNHLARPILRAEHSNDMSFEDAVKLLEKCMLVLLYRDRSAINKLQISNITAEGVTISQPYSLKTFWGLSAFKDPTKGAQGSW; encoded by the exons ATGGAG AGAATCGAAGGCATGTTAGGCCCTGAAGACAACAAATCAAGAACATT GAGCCCTTATGTGACTGGAACATCTGTGCTAGGTATTAAGTACAGAGACGGAGTTCTCATGGCTGCTGATATGGGAG GTTCATATGGTTCAACTCTGCGGTACAAGAATGTGGAACGAGTTAAACCAGTTGGAAAACATACTCTTGTCGGTGCCAGTGGAGAAATAAGTGATTTCCAGGAGATCATGCGTTATCTGGATGAACTTAT CTTGTACGACAACATGTGGGACGATGACAATTCTTTGGGCCCAAAAGAGATTCACAACTATTTAACTCGGGTGATGTATAATAGGCGTAACAAGTTTGATCCACTTTGGAACTCACTTGTCATTTGCGGAGTAAAAAATGGCAAGAAATATCTTGGCACG GTCAGTATGCTAGGAGTGCATTTTGAAGACGATCACATAGCAACCGGCTTTGGGAATCATCTGGCCCGGCCAATCCTTCGTGCTGAACATAGTAATGACATGAGCTTTGAAGATGCTGTTAAGTTGCTGGAGAAGTGCATGCTCGTACTTCTTTATCGTGATAGATCTGCAATCAACAAGCTTCAG ATCTCGAATATTACTGCAGAAGGGGTCACAATTTCACAGCCTTACTCTCTGAAAACTTTCTGGGGTTTGTCGGCCTTCAAAGATCCAACCAAGGGTGCCCAAGGTTCATGGTAG